From Candidatus Binatia bacterium, the proteins below share one genomic window:
- a CDS encoding glycosyltransferase family A protein, which yields MKQLNVTLLICSRNRAASLQRCLDSINPEEMLEAETELVLVDNGSTDDTQQVMRSFQRKVPFPVEVVDEPRPGLSYARNAGLVRVRGDVIVFSDDDCYLAPGYLLTASRVFDSGQFHYCGGRIFLYDPTDARYGVNRKEKFERLPPGSFIPAGKIQGANMVFHRSVIDKIGPFDTMLGAGTPFRVEDIDYCARASMAGFTGAHVPELVVYHHHGRKPGTNEFERWTADNDYGRGAYYMKFILLRKYVYLRKWLKSAFRLKKLPATIRELRGAIHYARERARASQALRRQI from the coding sequence TTGAAACAACTTAACGTAACCCTGTTGATCTGTTCTCGAAACCGCGCTGCTTCGCTGCAGCGGTGTCTGGACTCGATCAATCCGGAGGAAATGCTCGAAGCAGAGACCGAGCTGGTCCTCGTCGACAACGGCTCGACGGACGACACACAGCAAGTCATGAGGTCGTTTCAACGGAAGGTCCCCTTTCCGGTGGAGGTGGTTGACGAACCGCGTCCCGGTTTATCTTACGCCCGAAATGCTGGACTCGTCAGGGTCAGGGGCGACGTCATCGTCTTCAGCGACGACGATTGCTATTTGGCGCCCGGCTACCTCCTCACAGCGAGTCGAGTCTTCGATTCAGGCCAATTTCATTATTGCGGCGGCCGCATTTTTCTGTACGACCCGACCGACGCCAGGTATGGCGTAAACCGGAAGGAAAAGTTTGAGAGACTTCCGCCCGGCAGTTTCATCCCCGCTGGGAAAATCCAGGGCGCAAACATGGTGTTCCACCGCAGTGTCATCGACAAGATCGGTCCGTTTGACACCATGCTCGGAGCCGGAACGCCGTTTCGCGTAGAGGACATTGATTATTGTGCGCGGGCGTCGATGGCAGGTTTCACGGGCGCTCACGTCCCTGAACTCGTGGTCTATCATCACCACGGCCGCAAGCCGGGCACGAATGAGTTCGAGCGGTGGACAGCGGATAATGACTACGGGCGCGGTGCGTATTACATGAAATTCATACTGTTGAGAAAATATGTTTATCTGCGGAAGTGGCTCAAAAGTGCGTTTCGACTGAAGAAGCTACCGGCGACAATACGCGAACTGCGCGGTGCGATCCATTACGCACGCGAGCGCGCACGAGCCAGCCAGGCGCTACGCCGGCAAATATAA